In Streptomyces sp. DG2A-72, one genomic interval encodes:
- a CDS encoding GntR family transcriptional regulator has product MTAPVIHSLREQIREHIVEGIVSGRWKPGERIVERRIATELEVSQTPVREALRELESLRLIESAPNKGVRVRNLTAADLEESYPVRAGLEAIAAELAAERLAQDCSALEPHVAALYDADAASDGTAQVRHTVGFHRELVRAAGNSVLLHTWEGLGIEVFTALSIRWLGTVQQSYAEEHEELVQAFRRRDPRIAEIVKAHVLGCAPRA; this is encoded by the coding sequence ATGACCGCCCCCGTCATCCACTCGCTGCGCGAACAGATCCGCGAGCACATCGTGGAGGGGATCGTCAGCGGGCGCTGGAAGCCGGGCGAGCGGATCGTGGAGCGGCGCATCGCGACCGAGCTGGAGGTCAGCCAGACGCCCGTACGGGAGGCACTGCGCGAGCTGGAGTCGCTGCGGCTGATCGAGTCGGCGCCCAACAAGGGCGTACGGGTGCGGAATCTGACCGCCGCCGACCTGGAGGAGAGCTACCCGGTCCGGGCCGGCCTGGAGGCGATCGCGGCCGAGCTGGCGGCGGAGCGGCTGGCGCAGGACTGCTCGGCCCTGGAGCCGCACGTCGCCGCCCTCTACGACGCCGACGCCGCGTCGGACGGCACGGCGCAGGTACGGCACACGGTCGGCTTCCACCGGGAGCTGGTGCGGGCGGCCGGGAACTCGGTGCTGCTGCACACCTGGGAAGGGCTCGGCATCGAGGTCTTCACGGCGCTGTCGATCCGGTGGCTGGGGACGGTGCAGCAGTCGTACGCGGAGGAGCACGAGGAACTGGTGCAGGCGTTCCGGCGCCGGGACCCGCGGATCGCCGAGATCGTGAAGGCCCATGTGCTGGGGTGCGCACCGCGCGCCTGA
- the aceE gene encoding pyruvate dehydrogenase (acetyl-transferring), homodimeric type produces the protein MTDPNAIQPSELDQLPDRDPEETAEWQASLDAVTKAAGPHRAAYLMRRTLERAEGNGIALPKLLETDYVNTIPTAAEPAVPGDEAMEARITAWNRWNAAAMVTRGSKYGVGGHIATFASAAWLYETGFNHFFKGKEADGSGDQLYIQGHASPGIYARAFLDGRLTEHHLDNFRRESGGSGLPSYPHPRRLPWLWEFPTVSMGLGPLSAIYQARFNRYLTNRSIKDVSASHVWAFLGDGEMDEPESTAALALAAREELDNLTFVINCNLQRLDGPVRANFKIVQELEAQFRGAGWNVIKTLWGSAWDELFQLDTTGALVRRLREVPDAQVQTYQTRDAAYIRQDFFGADPALAEMAKLLGDDKILELFHLSRGGHEARKVYAAYKAAVEFKGAPTVILAQTVKGHTLGEGFASKNANHQMKKLTVDEFKQMRDLLELPIQDSDFVDGVVPYGHPGADSPEVRYLQERRAALGGPAPARRTHAVAPLPAPAEKAFASFDKGSGSQNVATTMAFVRLVKDLVRDKETGKRWVPIVPDEARTFGMESLFPSLGIYSPKGQTYEPVDRDQLMYYKEAKNGQILNEGITEAGSMADFIAASTSYSTHGETMIPFYIFYSMFGWQRTADQMWQLGDQLGRGFLIGATAGRTTLTGEGLQHADGHSPVIAATNPAALTYDPAFAYEVAAIVKDGLRRMYGEAAPGEDPNVFYYLTVYNEPLPQPAKPSGLGIDEGIVKGLYRFNTAESAGLSPVANAPRIQLLGSGTAIHWALKAQKLLAEEWGVAADMWSATSWSELRRDALEADAALLRGEERVPYVRQALHGAEGPVLAVSDYMRQVPDQIAQWVEQDYSSLGADGFGLSDTRDAARRHFGVDAESIVVAALAQLARRGEVKATAVKEARERYGL, from the coding sequence ATGACCGACCCCAACGCCATCCAGCCGAGCGAGCTCGACCAGCTCCCGGACCGCGACCCGGAGGAGACCGCCGAATGGCAGGCCTCCCTGGACGCCGTCACCAAGGCTGCCGGGCCGCACCGTGCCGCGTATCTGATGCGCCGCACCCTGGAGCGCGCGGAGGGCAACGGCATCGCGCTGCCGAAGCTCCTCGAGACCGACTACGTCAACACCATCCCCACCGCCGCCGAGCCCGCCGTACCGGGTGACGAGGCGATGGAGGCGCGGATCACCGCCTGGAACCGCTGGAACGCGGCCGCGATGGTGACCCGGGGCAGCAAATACGGCGTCGGCGGCCACATCGCCACCTTCGCCTCCGCCGCCTGGCTGTACGAGACCGGCTTCAACCACTTCTTCAAGGGCAAGGAGGCCGACGGCTCGGGCGACCAGCTCTACATCCAGGGCCACGCCTCCCCCGGCATCTACGCCCGCGCCTTCCTCGACGGCCGGCTGACCGAGCACCACCTCGACAACTTCCGCCGCGAGTCGGGCGGCAGCGGCCTCCCGTCGTACCCGCACCCGCGCCGGCTGCCCTGGCTGTGGGAGTTCCCGACGGTGTCAATGGGCCTCGGTCCGCTCTCCGCCATCTATCAGGCGCGCTTCAACCGCTACCTCACCAACCGCTCCATCAAGGACGTCTCCGCCTCCCACGTCTGGGCCTTCCTCGGCGACGGCGAGATGGACGAGCCCGAGTCGACGGCGGCCCTCGCGCTCGCCGCGCGTGAGGAGCTGGACAACCTCACCTTCGTCATCAACTGCAATCTGCAGCGCCTCGACGGCCCGGTCCGTGCGAACTTCAAGATCGTGCAGGAGCTGGAGGCCCAGTTCCGCGGCGCCGGCTGGAATGTCATCAAGACGCTGTGGGGTTCGGCCTGGGACGAGCTGTTCCAGCTCGACACCACGGGCGCGCTGGTACGACGGCTGCGCGAGGTACCGGACGCGCAGGTGCAGACGTACCAGACCCGTGACGCCGCCTATATCCGCCAGGACTTCTTCGGCGCCGACCCGGCACTCGCCGAGATGGCGAAGCTGCTGGGCGACGACAAGATCCTGGAGCTCTTCCACCTGTCCCGCGGTGGTCACGAGGCGCGCAAGGTGTACGCCGCGTACAAGGCCGCCGTCGAGTTCAAGGGCGCGCCGACCGTGATCCTGGCCCAGACGGTCAAGGGCCACACCCTCGGTGAGGGCTTCGCGTCGAAGAACGCCAACCACCAGATGAAGAAGCTGACGGTGGACGAGTTCAAGCAGATGCGTGACCTGCTCGAACTCCCCATCCAGGACAGCGACTTCGTCGACGGTGTGGTGCCTTACGGCCACCCGGGCGCCGACTCCCCGGAGGTCCGCTACCTCCAGGAGCGCCGCGCGGCCCTCGGCGGTCCGGCCCCGGCCCGTCGTACGCACGCCGTCGCCCCACTGCCCGCGCCCGCCGAGAAGGCCTTCGCCTCCTTCGACAAGGGATCAGGCAGCCAGAACGTGGCCACCACCATGGCCTTCGTCCGGCTCGTCAAGGACCTGGTCCGCGACAAGGAGACGGGCAAGCGCTGGGTGCCGATCGTGCCCGACGAGGCGCGCACCTTCGGCATGGAGAGCCTCTTCCCGTCGCTCGGGATCTACTCCCCCAAGGGCCAGACGTACGAGCCGGTCGACCGTGACCAGCTGATGTACTACAAGGAGGCCAAGAACGGCCAGATCCTCAACGAGGGGATCACCGAGGCCGGTTCGATGGCCGACTTCATCGCCGCGTCGACGTCGTACTCGACGCACGGCGAGACGATGATCCCGTTCTACATCTTCTACTCGATGTTCGGCTGGCAGCGCACGGCCGACCAGATGTGGCAGCTCGGCGACCAGCTGGGCCGCGGCTTCCTGATCGGCGCGACGGCCGGTCGTACGACGCTGACGGGCGAGGGCCTGCAGCACGCGGACGGCCACTCGCCGGTGATCGCGGCGACCAACCCGGCGGCGCTGACGTACGACCCGGCCTTCGCGTACGAGGTCGCGGCGATCGTCAAGGACGGTCTGCGGCGGATGTACGGCGAGGCGGCGCCGGGTGAGGACCCGAACGTCTTCTACTACCTCACCGTCTACAACGAGCCGCTGCCGCAGCCCGCGAAGCCCTCCGGACTCGGCATCGACGAGGGCATCGTCAAGGGCCTGTACCGCTTCAACACGGCGGAGTCGGCGGGCCTGTCGCCGGTGGCCAATGCCCCGCGGATCCAGCTGCTGGGTTCCGGTACGGCGATCCACTGGGCGCTGAAGGCGCAGAAGCTGCTCGCCGAGGAGTGGGGTGTCGCCGCGGACATGTGGTCGGCGACGTCATGGAGCGAACTGCGGCGGGACGCGCTGGAGGCCGACGCGGCGCTGCTGCGGGGCGAGGAGCGGGTGCCGTACGTCCGTCAGGCGCTGCACGGCGCCGAGGGGCCGGTGCTGGCGGTCTCCGACTACATGCGGCAGGTCCCGGACCAGATCGCGCAGTGGGTCGAGCAGGACTACTCCTCGCTGGGCGCCGACGGCTTCGGTCTCTCCGACACCCGCGACGCCGCCCGCCGCCACTTCGGCGTCGACGCCGAGTCCATCGTCGTGGCCGCGCTGGCCCAGCTGGCGCGTCGCGGCGAGGTCAAGGCGACGGCGGTGAAGGAGGCCCGGGAGCGGTACGGGTTGTAA
- the lpdA gene encoding dihydrolipoyl dehydrogenase: MANDASTVFDLVILGGGSGGYAAALRGAQLGLDVALIEKDKVGGTCLHRGCIPTKALLHAGEIADQARESEQFGVKATFEGIDIAGVHKYKDGVIAGLYKGLQGLVASRKVTYIEGEGRLSSPTSVDVNGRRVQGRHVLLATGSVPKSLPGLEIDGNRIISSDHALVLDRVPQSAIILGGGVIGVEFASAWKSFGSDVTVIEGLKHLVPVEDENSSKLLERAFRKRGIKFNLGTFFSKAEYTANGVKVTLADGKEFEAEVLLVAVGRGPVSAGLGYEEQGVAMDRGYVLVDEYMRTNVPTISAVGDLVPTLQLAHVGFAEGILVAERLAGLKTVPIDYDGVPRVTYCHPEVASVGITEAKAKEIYGADKVVALKYNLAGNGKSKILNTAGEIKLVQVKDGAVVGVHMVGDRMGEQVGEAQLIYNWEALPAEVAQLVHAHPTQNEALGEAHLALAGKPLHSHD; this comes from the coding sequence GTGGCGAACGACGCCAGCACCGTTTTCGACCTAGTGATCCTCGGCGGTGGTAGCGGTGGTTACGCCGCGGCCCTGCGCGGGGCGCAGCTGGGCCTGGACGTCGCCCTGATCGAGAAGGACAAGGTCGGCGGTACCTGCCTGCACCGGGGTTGCATTCCCACCAAGGCCCTGCTGCACGCGGGCGAGATCGCCGACCAGGCCCGCGAGAGCGAGCAGTTCGGTGTGAAGGCCACGTTCGAGGGCATCGACATCGCCGGGGTCCACAAGTACAAGGACGGCGTGATCGCCGGTCTGTACAAGGGGCTCCAGGGGCTCGTCGCCTCGCGCAAGGTCACCTACATCGAGGGTGAGGGGCGGCTCTCCTCCCCCACCTCCGTCGACGTCAACGGCCGGCGCGTCCAGGGCCGCCACGTCCTGCTGGCGACCGGCTCCGTGCCGAAGTCGCTGCCGGGCCTGGAGATCGACGGCAATCGCATCATCTCTTCGGACCACGCCCTCGTCCTGGACCGCGTACCGCAGTCCGCGATCATCCTGGGCGGCGGTGTCATCGGCGTCGAGTTCGCCTCCGCCTGGAAGTCCTTCGGCTCCGACGTCACCGTCATCGAGGGCCTGAAGCACCTCGTCCCGGTCGAGGACGAGAACTCCTCCAAGCTTCTTGAGCGCGCGTTCCGCAAGCGCGGCATCAAGTTCAACCTGGGCACCTTCTTCTCGAAGGCCGAGTACACCGCGAACGGTGTCAAGGTCACCCTCGCCGACGGCAAGGAGTTCGAGGCCGAGGTCCTGCTCGTCGCCGTCGGCCGCGGTCCGGTCTCCGCCGGTCTCGGCTACGAGGAGCAGGGCGTCGCCATGGACCGCGGCTACGTCCTCGTCGACGAGTACATGCGTACCAACGTCCCGACCATCTCCGCCGTCGGCGACCTGGTCCCGACGCTCCAGCTCGCGCACGTCGGCTTCGCCGAGGGCATCCTGGTGGCGGAGCGTCTGGCCGGTCTGAAGACCGTTCCGATCGACTACGACGGTGTCCCGCGGGTGACCTACTGCCACCCCGAGGTCGCCTCCGTCGGCATCACCGAGGCCAAGGCCAAGGAGATCTACGGCGCGGACAAGGTCGTCGCTCTGAAGTACAACCTCGCGGGCAACGGCAAGAGCAAGATCCTGAACACCGCGGGCGAGATCAAGCTCGTCCAGGTCAAGGACGGTGCGGTGGTCGGCGTCCACATGGTCGGCGACCGCATGGGCGAGCAGGTCGGCGAGGCCCAGCTGATCTACAACTGGGAGGCGCTGCCGGCCGAGGTCGCCCAGCTCGTCCACGCCCACCCGACGCAGAACGAGGCGCTCGGCGAGGCCCACCTCGCCCTGGCCGGCAAGCCGCTCCACTCGCACGACTGA
- a CDS encoding adenosylcobinamide-GDP ribazoletransferase, producing the protein MSRTPPLHGLRFAFGTLSVLPVKVVRWDRGAARGGMLGAPLVGGVVGGAAAGLGLLLLLVGAAPLLAAVATVAVPTVLTRGLHLDGLADTADGLGSGKPAEDALRIMKQSDIGPFGVITLVFVLLAQVAALTEAYDGSWARGAFAAVVSATVGRLALTTAARTGVPAARPEGLGATVAGVVPVRGAVLAALAVTGLAAGAGAAFGAYGIVQAGAAVVLALSAAELLLRHCVRRFGGVTGDVFGGLEETAATAALVVLSLG; encoded by the coding sequence ATGTCCAGGACCCCTCCCCTTCATGGCCTTCGTTTTGCCTTTGGGACGCTCAGCGTGCTGCCTGTGAAGGTGGTGCGGTGGGATCGGGGGGCTGCGCGGGGTGGCATGTTGGGTGCTCCGTTGGTCGGGGGCGTCGTGGGGGGTGCCGCGGCCGGGCTCGGGCTCCTGTTGCTGCTTGTTGGTGCCGCGCCCCTGCTCGCCGCCGTGGCCACCGTGGCCGTGCCCACCGTGCTCACTCGGGGGCTGCACCTCGACGGGCTGGCCGACACCGCCGATGGGCTCGGCAGCGGGAAGCCCGCGGAGGATGCGCTGCGGATCATGAAGCAGTCGGACATCGGGCCGTTCGGTGTGATCACGCTCGTGTTCGTGCTCCTCGCCCAGGTGGCCGCCCTGACCGAGGCTTACGACGGCTCCTGGGCCCGGGGTGCCTTCGCCGCCGTCGTCTCCGCGACCGTCGGCCGGCTGGCGCTCACGACCGCCGCGCGGACCGGGGTGCCGGCCGCGCGGCCGGAGGGGCTGGGGGCCACGGTCGCCGGAGTCGTGCCGGTGCGCGGGGCGGTGCTGGCCGCCCTCGCGGTCACCGGGCTGGCCGCCGGCGCGGGCGCGGCCTTCGGGGCGTACGGCATCGTCCAGGCGGGCGCCGCCGTCGTCCTCGCCCTCTCCGCCGCCGAGCTTCTGCTGCGGCACTGCGTCCGCCGCTTCGGCGGGGTCACCGGTGATGTCTTCGGCGGGCTCGAGGAGACGGCGGCGACGGCGGCGCTCGTCGTTCTGTCACTGGGCTGA
- a CDS encoding YafY family protein has product MRAARLIKMVLLLQSRPSMTAAELATELEVSERTVTRDAQALSEAGVPVYADRGRAGGYRLIGGYRTRLTGLHRSEAEALFLSGVPGALREMGLEDAASAARLKVSAALLPSLRDASRTAAQRFHLDAPNWFKETETPALLPVVADAVWDDRRITARYRRDGVLVERELEPYGLVLKAGVWYLCARAAPHGSPRVYRIDRFQAVAAGAERFVRDEDFDLPGFWEERAEQFARSILRAEVVVRLSADGVRRLPHAVDPLAAREALANADAPDSGGRVTVTLPVESEEVAHTQLTALGPEAEVLAPESLRARFAGDAARLAALYDR; this is encoded by the coding sequence ATGCGCGCTGCCCGTCTCATCAAAATGGTGCTGCTGCTCCAGTCCCGGCCCTCCATGACCGCCGCCGAGCTGGCGACGGAGCTGGAGGTGTCCGAGCGGACTGTCACCCGGGATGCGCAGGCGTTGTCGGAGGCGGGCGTTCCGGTGTACGCGGATCGGGGGCGGGCCGGCGGGTACCGGCTGATCGGCGGGTACCGGACGCGGCTGACGGGGCTGCACCGAAGTGAGGCGGAGGCGCTGTTCCTGTCCGGCGTGCCGGGTGCGCTGCGGGAGATGGGGCTGGAGGACGCGGCCTCGGCGGCCCGGCTGAAGGTGTCGGCGGCGTTGCTGCCCTCCCTGCGCGACGCCTCCCGCACGGCTGCGCAGCGGTTCCATCTGGACGCGCCGAACTGGTTCAAGGAGACCGAGACGCCCGCGCTGCTGCCGGTCGTCGCGGACGCGGTGTGGGACGACCGGCGGATCACCGCCCGCTACCGCAGGGACGGGGTCCTGGTCGAGCGGGAGCTGGAGCCGTACGGGCTCGTACTGAAGGCCGGCGTCTGGTACCTGTGCGCGCGAGCCGCCCCGCACGGCTCTCCCCGGGTCTACCGGATCGACCGGTTCCAGGCCGTCGCGGCCGGTGCCGAGCGCTTCGTCCGCGACGAGGACTTCGATCTGCCCGGCTTCTGGGAGGAGCGGGCAGAGCAGTTCGCGCGGTCCATCCTGCGCGCCGAGGTCGTCGTACGGCTCTCCGCGGACGGCGTGCGCAGGCTGCCGCACGCCGTCGATCCGCTCGCCGCGCGGGAGGCGCTGGCGAACGCGGACGCCCCGGACTCCGGCGGACGGGTGACGGTGACGCTCCCCGTGGAGTCCGAGGAGGTCGCCCACACCCAGCTGACGGCGCTCGGTCCGGAGGCCGAGGTGCTGGCTCCCGAGAGCCTGCGCGCGCGGTTCGCGGGGGACGCGGCGCGGTTGGCGGCGCTGTACGACCGATGA
- a CDS encoding leucyl aminopeptidase, with translation MTALTLSTASAPGLRADAIVIGVAKGAKGPVVAPGAEAVDKAYDGRLAGVLETLGASGAEGEVTKLPAPSGFKAPLVVAVGLGAEPQKDAQFDGETLRKAAGTAARALAGTKKAAFALPLTDAADAGAVAEGALLGAYSFDTYKENGKGGKDAKNGKAPLAEVALLGGKPRDKAYKAAVERATAVSEELNRARDLINTPPNDLNPESFAAVAQTAAKEHGIKAQVLDVKALEKGGYGGILGVGVGSAAGPRLVKLSYTHAKAKKHLAFVGKGITYDSGGISLKPAGHNETMKCDMSGAAAVFGAVVAAARLGLEVNVTGWLALAENMPSGTATRPGDVLRMYSGKTVEVLNTDAEGRLVLADALWAASEEKPDAIVDVATLTGAMVLALGNRTFGVMANDEAFRSAVCEASEEVGEAAWPMPLPEHLRKGMDSPTADIANMGERMGGGLVAGLFLREFVGEGITWAHIDIAGPAFNEQGPFGYTPKGGTGSAVRTLVRLAELTAAGDLG, from the coding sequence GTGACTGCTCTCACTCTCAGCACCGCCTCGGCGCCCGGCCTGCGGGCCGACGCGATCGTGATCGGTGTCGCCAAGGGCGCCAAGGGACCCGTCGTCGCACCGGGCGCCGAGGCCGTGGACAAGGCTTACGACGGCAGGCTCGCCGGCGTCCTGGAGACCCTCGGTGCCTCCGGTGCCGAGGGCGAGGTGACGAAGCTCCCCGCGCCGTCGGGCTTCAAGGCACCGCTCGTGGTGGCGGTCGGCCTGGGCGCCGAGCCGCAGAAGGACGCCCAGTTCGACGGCGAGACGCTGCGCAAGGCCGCCGGTACGGCCGCCCGCGCCCTGGCCGGAACCAAGAAGGCCGCCTTCGCCCTACCGCTCACGGACGCCGCCGACGCCGGTGCCGTCGCGGAGGGCGCGCTGCTGGGCGCGTACTCCTTCGACACCTACAAGGAGAACGGCAAGGGCGGCAAGGACGCGAAGAACGGCAAGGCGCCGCTCGCCGAGGTCGCCCTGCTCGGCGGCAAGCCCCGCGACAAGGCGTACAAGGCGGCCGTCGAGCGCGCCACCGCCGTCTCCGAGGAGCTGAACCGCGCCCGCGACCTGATCAACACCCCGCCGAACGACCTCAACCCGGAGTCCTTCGCCGCCGTCGCCCAGACCGCGGCCAAGGAGCACGGCATCAAGGCGCAGGTGCTCGACGTGAAGGCCCTGGAGAAGGGCGGCTACGGCGGCATCCTGGGCGTCGGCGTCGGTTCGGCCGCCGGTCCCCGGCTGGTCAAGCTGTCGTACACGCACGCCAAGGCGAAGAAGCACCTCGCCTTCGTCGGCAAGGGCATCACGTACGACTCGGGCGGCATCTCGCTGAAGCCGGCCGGGCACAACGAGACGATGAAGTGCGACATGAGCGGTGCGGCGGCCGTCTTCGGCGCCGTCGTCGCCGCCGCGCGCCTCGGGCTCGAGGTCAATGTCACCGGCTGGCTGGCGCTGGCAGAGAACATGCCGTCGGGCACGGCGACGCGGCCGGGTGACGTGCTGCGGATGTACAGCGGCAAGACCGTGGAGGTGCTCAACACCGACGCGGAGGGGCGGCTTGTGCTCGCGGACGCGCTGTGGGCCGCCTCCGAGGAGAAGCCGGACGCGATTGTCGACGTGGCGACGCTGACCGGGGCGATGGTGCTGGCGCTGGGGAACCGGACGTTCGGGGTCATGGCCAACGACGAGGCGTTCCGCTCCGCGGTGTGCGAGGCCTCGGAGGAGGTCGGTGAGGCTGCGTGGCCGATGCCGTTGCCTGAGCACCTGCGTAAGGGGATGGATTCTCCCACTGCTGACATCGCGAACATGGGTGAGCGGATGGGTGGTGGGCTGGTCGCCGGTCTGTTCTTGCGCGAGTTCGTCGGCGAGGGCATCACCTGGGCGCACATCGACATCGCGGGGCCGGCCTTCAATGAGCAAGGGCCCTTCGGGTACACGCCGAAGGGTGGTACGGGGTCGGCTGTGCGGACGTTGGTGCGGCTTGCCGAGCTGACGGCTGCGGGGGATCTGGGGTGA
- the sucB gene encoding 2-oxoglutarate dehydrogenase, E2 component, dihydrolipoamide succinyltransferase — MAVSVTLPALGESVTEGTVTRWLKAEGERVEADEPLLEVSTDKVDTEIPSPAAGVLASIKVAEDETVEVGAELAVIDDGTGAADATPPVAEVPAPAPEPAPAAAAPSTEQAAPAPAPTAEATAGSAEGTDVVLPALGESVTEGTVTRWLKSVGDSVEADEPLLEVSTDKVDTEIPAPTSGTLLEIVVGEDETAEVGAKLAVIGVAGAAPAAAPAPAAPAPAAAAPAPAAPVAPAAPAAPAAPAAPAAAAPAPAQPAAPAPAPAAPAPPSAEPTKAAQPPAPAAPAPAAQATDEGAYVTPLVRKLAAENGVDLATVKGTGVGGRIRKQDVIAAAEAAKAAAAAPAPAAAAPAAAKKAPALEVSPLRGQTVKMPRIRKVIGDNMVKALHEQAQLSSVVEVDVTRLMKLRGRAKDAFAAREGVKLSPMPFFVKAAAQALKAHAPINAKINEAEGTITYFDTENIGIAVDSEKGLMTPVIKNAGDLNIAGIAKATADLAGKVRASKITPDELSGATFTISNTGSRGALFDTIIVPPGQVAILGIGATVKRPAVIETEEGTVIGVRDMTYLTLSYDHRLVDGADAARYLTAVKAILEAGEFEVELGL, encoded by the coding sequence ATGGCGGTTTCCGTAACCCTTCCGGCGCTCGGCGAGAGCGTCACCGAGGGCACTGTCACTCGCTGGCTGAAGGCCGAGGGTGAGCGCGTCGAGGCCGACGAGCCGCTGCTCGAGGTCTCCACCGACAAGGTCGACACCGAGATCCCCTCCCCCGCCGCCGGCGTCCTGGCCTCCATCAAGGTCGCCGAGGACGAGACGGTCGAGGTCGGCGCCGAGCTGGCTGTCATCGACGACGGCACGGGCGCGGCTGACGCCACCCCGCCTGTGGCTGAGGTACCGGCCCCGGCGCCCGAGCCCGCCCCGGCCGCCGCCGCACCGTCCACCGAGCAGGCCGCCCCGGCTCCGGCGCCCACCGCCGAGGCCACCGCCGGCTCCGCCGAGGGCACGGACGTGGTCCTGCCCGCGCTCGGCGAGTCCGTCACCGAGGGCACCGTCACCCGCTGGCTGAAGTCGGTCGGTGACAGCGTCGAGGCCGACGAGCCGCTGCTGGAGGTGTCGACGGACAAGGTCGACACCGAGATCCCGGCGCCCACCTCCGGCACGCTGCTGGAGATCGTGGTCGGCGAGGACGAGACGGCCGAGGTCGGCGCCAAGCTGGCCGTCATCGGCGTCGCGGGTGCCGCTCCGGCGGCAGCCCCGGCCCCGGCGGCTCCGGCTCCCGCCGCCGCTGCCCCGGCTCCGGCCGCGCCCGTGGCTCCGGCTGCCCCCGCGGCTCCTGCCGCCCCGGCCGCGCCCGCCGCTGCCGCCCCGGCTCCGGCCCAGCCCGCCGCTCCGGCTCCCGCGCCTGCCGCTCCGGCCCCCCCGTCGGCGGAGCCGACTAAGGCAGCACAGCCCCCGGCCCCGGCCGCTCCGGCTCCCGCCGCGCAGGCCACCGACGAGGGCGCCTACGTCACCCCCCTGGTGCGCAAGCTCGCCGCCGAGAACGGCGTCGACCTGGCCACCGTCAAGGGCACCGGCGTCGGCGGCCGTATCCGCAAGCAGGACGTCATCGCCGCCGCCGAGGCCGCGAAGGCCGCCGCCGCTGCCCCGGCCCCCGCCGCGGCTGCTCCGGCCGCCGCGAAGAAGGCACCGGCGCTGGAGGTCTCCCCCCTCCGTGGCCAGACCGTCAAGATGCCGCGCATCCGCAAGGTCATCGGCGACAACATGGTCAAGGCCCTGCACGAGCAGGCCCAGCTGTCCTCGGTCGTCGAGGTCGACGTCACCCGGCTGATGAAGCTGCGTGGCCGGGCCAAGGACGCGTTCGCGGCCCGTGAGGGCGTCAAGCTCTCCCCGATGCCGTTCTTCGTCAAGGCCGCGGCCCAGGCGCTGAAGGCGCACGCGCCCATCAACGCCAAGATCAACGAGGCCGAGGGGACCATCACCTACTTCGACACCGAGAACATCGGTATCGCGGTGGACTCCGAGAAGGGCCTGATGACCCCGGTCATCAAGAACGCCGGTGACCTCAACATCGCCGGTATCGCCAAGGCCACGGCCGACCTGGCGGGCAAGGTCCGGGCCAGCAAGATCACGCCGGACGAGCTGTCGGGCGCGACCTTCACCATCTCCAACACCGGTTCGCGCGGTGCGCTCTTCGACACGATCATCGTGCCGCCGGGCCAGGTCGCGATCCTCGGCATCGGCGCCACGGTCAAGCGCCCGGCCGTCATCGAGACGGAGGAGGGCACGGTCATCGGCGTCCGCGACATGACCTACCTGACCCTCTCCTACGACCACCGCCTGGTCGACGGCGCCGACGCGGCCCGTTACCTGACGGCGGTCAAGGCGATCCTGGAGGCAGGCGAGTTCGAGGTCGAGCTCGGCCTGTAA
- a CDS encoding RDD family protein translates to MPKLRRTAAWLIDFALVVALATGLAVLTFHRISALVTDVPELATRSGFDLLTSRGDVIDASENLGLSVWNKSVLYVEQAFGLLIVVTFLYQWASLTFLGRTLGKALTGLKVTPRAGRRAALRAAVTTTADVVVYALACVLLIEGQFVLSVLVWALAVAAFFCNALPVLGPNCRSLADRLAGTEVTGLGPATSGMPQPAVGMYGNAPHGW, encoded by the coding sequence ATGCCGAAACTTCGCCGTACCGCGGCCTGGCTCATCGACTTCGCTCTGGTGGTCGCGCTGGCCACCGGGCTCGCCGTGCTCACCTTCCACCGGATATCCGCGCTCGTCACCGATGTGCCCGAACTCGCCACGCGCAGCGGTTTCGACCTGCTGACCTCACGCGGCGACGTCATCGACGCCTCGGAGAACCTGGGCCTCTCCGTGTGGAACAAGTCGGTGCTCTACGTCGAGCAGGCCTTCGGGCTGCTGATCGTGGTCACCTTCCTGTACCAGTGGGCCTCGTTGACCTTCCTCGGCCGCACCCTGGGCAAGGCCCTGACGGGGCTGAAGGTCACCCCCCGCGCGGGACGCCGGGCCGCGCTGCGGGCCGCGGTCACCACCACGGCGGACGTCGTCGTGTACGCGCTCGCCTGCGTCCTGCTGATCGAGGGGCAGTTCGTACTCTCCGTGCTGGTGTGGGCCCTCGCCGTCGCGGCCTTCTTCTGCAACGCCCTGCCCGTGCTCGGCCCCAACTGCCGCTCCCTCGCCGACCGGCTGGCCGGCACGGAGGTCACGGGCCTCGGGCCGGCCACGTCCGGGATGCCCCAGCCGGCCGTCGGCATGTACGGCAACGCACCCCACGGGTGGTGA